The Stieleria maiorica genome includes the window ACGCCTTGGTGGGCACAAAGATGCTGCTGGCGTTGGCCGTTTTCTTTCTCGCAGCAGCCTTGGTCGGGCGGAGCGCCAAGCTGCAACCGATCCGCGACAAGAAGTCCACCTGGATCAAGGTCCTGGTCCTATTGGCGGCCATCATCGTCGCGATTTCCGGTTTTGTGAAAGTACGCGGCGTCCCCGATTCCGCGCCGCCTGTCGGCAACGCCACCGAACCGATTTCGGACGTGGGATAGGCTGCCAGCGAGTGAAAAGGGGACGGGGGTCTATAGCACGGGCTTAGTGAGCCGACGGCGCTAGCCGTGGGCCGTGATACGCCTTTTAACACGGCGGTAAGGCCCGAGGCTAGCACCTACGGCTCAGCGTATTGGGCTTAAGCCCGTCCCGTTTTCGAATCGCCCACGGCCTTGCCGTGTTCAGACAGAGCCTAGTCCAGTTTGCCACTCGTCCCCTTGTCCAGGACACGATGCTCGACCGGGCGACATCCTTTCCCCAACGGGGGCGTCAGTGTGACTGCGGCGTGGACGGCGGCGATGCCAAACTCCACCGCCGCTCGAACGCGTTTCGCTTGCGGGTGCGTCCGAGCACAACGTGTCAGAGCAGCCGCAATGGTCGCCGACAGACTGCAGCCCGCACCGTGCCCATGATTGCCCGGCACATCCTTCACGGCGGCACTGATCGTCTGTTCCTGGTCGGCCAAGACGTGGTGCCGCAATCCATCGATCACGCCGGCTTTGATCAAAACGTATTCGGGACCGAATTGCAAAAGCTCGTGCGCGGCATCACAAATCGAATCAAGATCGGTCAGCTTCCTCCCCAACAGGGCCTCCACTTCATACCGATTGGGGGTGACCAGCGTGGCGACCGGAAACAAGTACTTGCGGTACGCGTAAACCATACTGTCGCCACCCAGCAGGTCACCGTGCTTGCTGATCAAGACCGGGTCGACGATCACGTCACCGTGATAGGACTTCAAACGCTCGGCGACCGCACGAACGATTGCCGGCGTGCCGAGCGCTCCCGTTTTGATCGCCAGCGGCTCAATGTCCTCCACCACCGCTTCCAGTTGCTGCTCGACCAGATCGACCGGCATCGTTTCGACTCGCTTGACCCCCATCGTGTTCTGGACGGTCAGCAGCGTCACCACGCTCATGCCGTAAACGCCGTTCTGCTGAAACGCCTTGAGGTCGGCTTGCAATCCTGCCCCGCCACTGGGATCGGATCCGGCGATCGTCAACGCGATCGCTTGACGTGCGATCTGGACCGAAACGGGGCTCGCGTCATGGCTGGACTTTTTGGGGGACCGTTTCTTCTTCATTCCCGGAATAGGGTGCTGGGAACCAGTGAATAGTTTTTTTGAGGTAGTGGGCTTTTCCGGTAGTGGGCGAGGCGACGAGTCCTTTTCCCTCGCAAACTGCAAGGACTCCTCGCGTCGTCCACTACTGCCTTCCTGAGTACTTAGGCGAGACAAAAGCCTAGCGAAACGG containing:
- the thiD gene encoding bifunctional hydroxymethylpyrimidine kinase/phosphomethylpyrimidine kinase produces the protein MKKKRSPKKSSHDASPVSVQIARQAIALTIAGSDPSGGAGLQADLKAFQQNGVYGMSVVTLLTVQNTMGVKRVETMPVDLVEQQLEAVVEDIEPLAIKTGALGTPAIVRAVAERLKSYHGDVIVDPVLISKHGDLLGGDSMVYAYRKYLFPVATLVTPNRYEVEALLGRKLTDLDSICDAAHELLQFGPEYVLIKAGVIDGLRHHVLADQEQTISAAVKDVPGNHGHGAGCSLSATIAAALTRCARTHPQAKRVRAAVEFGIAAVHAAVTLTPPLGKGCRPVEHRVLDKGTSGKLD